In one window of Bacteroidales bacterium DNA:
- a CDS encoding site-specific integrase — MKASKFQFNDSEYIKVEFPYDPEIIKLIKQIDGVKWNPSLKAWLIPYDNEAYNKLIKLFPDIQIIKSQLIQHKPATVENSGNAIDNPVSIEVIGRKILIQVRKNEVDIQFLRSLRFSKWNQSIFRWEIPDYPGNLDLLNDYFGKRIISLVIHSSHTVNGPNGQREAGRDELLIFKTLTGRLKLIFGFNKALTAKIKQYPYHSWNAKNKWWTIPYSDHYLEELKSIAEEFGLKVNYEEEIHGEKGVNRVSPYDVPNYRYAPEEYILKLTEMRYSDHTIRTYKALFEEFMNFYHTLDIKQIDEHQIIAFLRYLVMERKVSISYQNQAINAIKYYYEKVLGGKRKFYFIDRPKKEKTLPTVLNEEEILRLLRTVENKKHKTILMLAYSSGLRLGEIIRLKLTDIDRQRMQIRIEQSKGKKDRYTKLSAKFLKTLDEYLEEYNPKEYMIEGAKGEDYSPRSIQTMIKTIASKANISKRVTMHTLRHTFATHSLENGVDLRYIQSMMGHESSKTTEVYTHITTRGFDQIHSPMDNLDV; from the coding sequence ATGAAAGCTTCCAAATTCCAATTCAATGATTCTGAATACATTAAAGTTGAGTTCCCTTATGATCCTGAAATCATAAAGTTGATAAAACAAATTGATGGTGTAAAATGGAATCCATCATTAAAAGCCTGGTTAATCCCTTATGATAATGAAGCTTATAATAAGCTTATTAAATTATTTCCTGATATTCAGATTATTAAATCGCAGCTTATTCAACATAAGCCTGCTACTGTTGAAAATTCAGGGAACGCAATTGATAATCCTGTAAGTATTGAGGTAATCGGACGGAAAATCCTTATTCAGGTCAGGAAAAACGAAGTTGATATACAATTCTTGAGATCATTGAGATTTAGCAAATGGAATCAGAGTATTTTCAGATGGGAGATTCCGGATTACCCTGGCAACCTGGATCTTTTAAATGATTATTTTGGTAAAAGAATTATTAGCCTTGTTATTCATTCATCACACACGGTAAATGGACCTAATGGTCAGCGTGAGGCAGGCAGAGATGAATTGCTGATATTCAAAACATTAACAGGCAGATTAAAACTTATTTTTGGATTTAATAAGGCTTTGACAGCCAAAATCAAGCAATATCCTTATCATAGTTGGAATGCTAAAAACAAATGGTGGACTATCCCCTATTCAGATCATTATCTTGAAGAGCTCAAATCAATAGCAGAAGAGTTTGGACTGAAAGTTAACTATGAAGAGGAAATCCATGGAGAAAAGGGTGTTAACAGGGTATCGCCTTATGACGTGCCCAATTACCGATATGCTCCCGAGGAATACATCCTGAAACTCACCGAGATGCGTTACAGCGATCACACTATACGGACATACAAAGCATTATTTGAGGAGTTTATGAATTTCTACCATACGCTGGATATTAAGCAAATTGATGAGCATCAAATTATTGCCTTTTTAAGGTACCTGGTAATGGAAAGAAAAGTATCAATATCCTATCAAAATCAGGCTATTAATGCAATTAAGTATTACTATGAGAAAGTCTTAGGTGGAAAGAGAAAGTTTTATTTTATTGACCGACCGAAGAAGGAGAAAACACTTCCTACTGTTCTTAATGAAGAAGAAATACTGCGGCTACTAAGGACTGTTGAAAACAAAAAACATAAGACCATTCTAATGCTCGCCTACTCTTCAGGATTACGTTTAGGTGAGATCATAAGGTTAAAGTTGACGGACATTGACAGACAACGTATGCAAATCCGCATAGAACAGTCAAAGGGGAAAAAAGACCGGTATACAAAACTATCAGCGAAATTCTTAAAGACTTTGGATGAATATCTGGAAGAATACAATCCCAAAGAATATATGATTGAAGGAGCAAAAGGGGAAGATTACTCACCGAGGAGTATACAGACAATGATCAAAACCATAGCTTCAAAAGCCAATATTTCGAAGAGGGTTACTATGCACACATTACGTCACACCTTTGCAACCCATAGCCTGGAAAATGGCGTGGATTTACGGTATATTCAGTCG